DNA from Gemmatimonadaceae bacterium:
GCCGCCCGTGCCTTCGCCTAAATCGCCGGTCACGTTGTTCTGGCCGAAATCCGATCGCGATGCGAACACCATGATCGGTTTCTTCTCTCGGAACTCGTGCGACAGCACGTGCGACAGACGCGCATACGCGCGCTCTGCCAACCGCGCGGCATCCATCGCCGCCTCGCGCTCGTCGGGATAGTAGTGAATCAGGAAGTGATCGGTTTCGATGACCTGCCAGTCGAAATTCCGATACTGCACCTGATTCTGTCCGAAGTAGTCCTGGGCATGGAGCGCGGCCGGGCTGATCGCGATCAGCGCCGCGACACAGAGCGCGCGACGTGCCCGGGCGAGCATCACATCCCCGCCCGCAATCCCTCGATCGGGATTGTCGCCGCGTCACCCCACAGCCGCTCCAACTGATAAAATGACCGAAGCGTGGGATGGAACACGTGGACCACGAAATCGATGTAGTCGAGCAACACCCACCGCCCCTGCGTGAGGCCTTCGACGTGGTGCGCTCTCACACCCTCTTTTCTCAGTTCCTCGAGCACGTGCTCCGCGATCGCGCGGACGTGCGTGTCCGATGAGCCGCTGGCGATGACGAAGTAGTCGGTGGCGTCCGACACGCGCGCCAGGTCGAGGACCACGATGTCATTGGCCTTGAGGTCCGCGCAGAGGAGCGCGGCGCGGCGCGCGGTCGTGAGCGAATCGGATTCCGGTTGGGGCAACGGCTGGGACATGCTGTGCTGGACCAGGATGGCGAGTGGCGTGACGTGGTCGCGGTCGAATGCGACGGGCTGTTCCAACGTAATGCATAACCCGCTCGCCGCTGCGCAATCCACGTCGCGCATGTCGCGGTCGGTCCAGGCCTCTGTGCTGCGAGATCGGGTAGCGTGAAACAATGCGTTGCTCCGTCATCGGTCGAGCGTGCGGTCGCCACGATGCCGGGTACGCAACGAGCGTGCTCGATGCGAACTCGCTCAGTTTTTTCCGGTTGGCAGCGCGTCTCGGCGACGTCGGGCCGCCAGCGACGACAGCCGCCTCGAGACCAGGTCCCCGAGGCGGCTGTCAGAAAACGGTACGGTGCGCCGGC
Protein-coding regions in this window:
- the rsfS gene encoding ribosome silencing factor, with amino-acid sequence MRDVDCAAASGLCITLEQPVAFDRDHVTPLAILVQHSMSQPLPQPESDSLTTARRAALLCADLKANDIVVLDLARVSDATDYFVIASGSSDTHVRAIAEHVLEELRKEGVRAHHVEGLTQGRWVLLDYIDFVVHVFHPTLRSFYQLERLWGDAATIPIEGLRAGM